The Leishmania donovani BPK282A1 complete genome, chromosome 1 genome contains the following window.
GACAAGGAAACTTGGAAAAGAGACAACGTGAAGAGAATAGCATGCGGGCCCTCACAGCCGCAGAACGATCAGCAGGCCTGTTCACATTTGTTGTGTATTTTCGTTCTGCATACccagaaaaaaaatgcaAAAAGCACTGTGCACCTTTACTTGTGACCATGCGCACACGACGAAGCAAAGGAATCGCTCACTTGTGCCCTTTTCGCCGTGCATCGATGCCTTGGCAGCGAGCCACATCAGTCTCCTTTTGTGTTACCGGAGCGAACAGGCATCCTatgaaaaaaagaaaagcaaagacTCCTTGTTCGCACATCGTGCTGGGGAAGTGGAGTGAGTCATCCACTACCCTCGAATCTCGCGATTCGAGTGTTTGAGAGAGTTCCGCAGCACTTCCTCAGCAGCGAACAGCATATATAAACtgtacgaaaaaaaaaaaggaatgGTGCAAAGTAGCCATTCCTGTTGCTGTTGTTATCTCACTTTCAAGAATGCAGTAACAGTGGTGTAGCAGATCTGCTAAACAGCGTCACGAGCCTCCGGCAGCCTTCcgctccgcagcagcggcctgCTTCAGACGCATCGCCTCGGCATccgcctctctgcgcgcaGCGTGGGAAAGACCGTCCTCGCGGTGACCTTtgttcttctgctgctgcttcttcaTGTTCTTCTCCCGCGCGAGATCACGCTGGTTGCCACGGGCCATTGCTCTTGTGTAAGAGGGTGGTGAAGGAGGCTTGACAATTTGGAATGTGTGAGAAAGCTTGGTGCACTGTATGAGGTATACTTGTCTGCTATGGCGTGTGACGTCGAGGTTGATTTTTTGTTGGTTGCGAGATGACAAAAGTAGgcaaaggagagagagaagaccAGATGCGCCTGCATGCGAGGGAAGAACACCTTTTCCCGTGACCTTTATTCAGCCCACGTGCTGGTATGGCTGCTTTCACAGCAAAATCTAGATTCAGGCATGACGATGATGGACTCAGAAGAGCtggtggagagaggcggcaaTGTCATAAGCCTCTTCGACGCGTGCGACGGCTATTGTGGCCGCCCAAGAAGCACTTGAGGAGAAACAACGGGAGCATTTACTTTTTCGAGTTTGCACAATTGTTGCGGAAATAGTGCCGTTGCGCCCGTCGCACCTTCCCAGCACGGTCTCCTCTATGGGGCTCGGTGACATATGTTGTGTTTGTTTTTCCCCACCCTCAATCAGAATAAGCTACTGttcacaaaaaaaaaacgcggtTACTCACAAAAGACTCCGCGTCCCCTCGGCAAGGAATTCGGACAGCGCTGGAACCAGCTTCTTGCGAGAAACAGAAGGGTCGCTGAGCGAGTACGAGGCGTACTCGTATGATCCGTCCACCGTCTGACACTTTGTGATCATGGTGAATGACACGCCATCCGGAGCCTCTGCTACAAAAGGAGCAAAAAACGAGATCACATCAGTCTTTGCACAGAAGGCGACCTCGCGAGTGTGCTTGCCGCCGACTTTCCCGGCAAATGCAAGGATGAGCACATCCAGCTGATGCTGCTCCACGTACTTGGCAGCCTCCGCCACAATTAAATCAACAGAAAAGTGAGCTTCTAGCTGcttgcacgcacacggcacGCTACTGGTGCCCGTGGACATAACGCCCTTCTGCGTTCTGGCTTTGAAGCTGAACTGTTTGTAATCCCGCCTCAAGATTTCTGGAACGCTGAGTGTCAGCACGTCATCCTTCCACTTCGAAAGCTTCTCAaagagagctgcagcggcagcagtgtcAGCGACCTCCTTTGCATGCAACCACTCGTATGCAGCGATGTCCTCAGGTGTCACCTTCTTTTGTGCCGGCTCAAAGTTCACTGTATCCAGAACAATCGGAGCCGTTAGCAGCGTGGGACACACGACATCCTCGCCACATTCGCGGTAGAGCTCCGTAACGAGTGTGCAAGCAGATCCGACAGTTCGCAGAAGTCTTAGCTTGGATGTGGTTTCGAGGTACTGCTTCTCGTCAAAGTGGTGGTCCACTACTCCAACAACTCTAGAGGCGAAGTCGCTTTGGTTTTCCCTCAGCTTATTGTGGTCATAAAGAACAACCGAAGCGTTGAGAGCAGCGATATCGACAAAGTTATGCGCGATCTGCCCTCTCTGTACCGACATCaagagcgatgcatcgacCCCGAGCTCTTTGAAGAAATTCGCCACATCGTTGCGCAGGCCGAAATCTTCCTGTGGAAAGTTCAGCGCCGGCACAGGGTTCTCAAAACCGAATTTGGGCTGCTTATCGAAAAGCATGGCGAGGTAAATGCAGCCGACAATGCTGTCCATGTCGCCTCCCTCGTTTCCCTGCACCACGGTCAGCGGCTGCACTTTGCCGGCAACCTTCttgaggcagcggcgcaagaAGTCGTTGATAACGCCAGACATTTAAAAGACTATGAGCCGTAGAATGGGGAAAAGAAAAGTAGCTGAGTTGCGCTAGCGTGGTTGTACATGAAGTGCTATTTCTATCCCTTTCCTGCCCAGAGTGGGGCTACCGCCCCAGAGGAACAAAGCGAAAAAGGAAGGGAAAGTT
Protein-coding sequences here:
- a CDS encoding acidocalcisomal exopolyphosphatase, putative, producing MSGVINDFLRRCLKKVAGKVQPLTVVQGNEGGDMDSIVGCIYLAMLFDKQPKFGFENPVPALNFPQEDFGLRNDVANFFKELGVDASLLMSVQRGQIAHNFVDIAALNASVVLYDHNKLRENQSDFASRVVGVVDHHFDEKQYLETTSKLRLLRTVGSACTLVTELYRECGEDVVCPTLLTAPIVLDTVNFEPAQKKVTPEDIAAYEWLHAKEVADTAAAAALFEKLSKWKDDVLTLSVPEILRRDYKQFSFKARTQKGVMSTGTSSVPCACKQLEAHFSVDLIVAEAAKYVEQHQLDVLILAFAGKVGGKHTREVAFCAKTDVISFFAPFVAEAPDGVSFTMITKCQTVDGSYEYASYSLSDPSVSRKKLVPALSEFLAEGTRSLL